DNA from Streptomyces sp. NBC_01260:
CAACGCTGGACAACATCTGGTTTCTCGTCATCCTCTACACATCGATGAACCTGCCGATCGCGGTATGGATGATGCAGTCCTTCCTGGCTGACGTGCCGGTCTCCATCATCGAGGCCGCGCAGGTCGACGGCGCCCGGCTGCCAACGGTGCTGGCCAGGGTGGTGGCGCCGGTCGCCGCTCCCGGTATCGCCGCCACCTCGCTGATCTGCTTCATCTTCAGCTGGAACGAGCTGCTCTTCGCCCGGGTGCTGACCGGGGTGACGGCCCAGACCGCACCGGTCTTCCTGACGAGCTTCGTCACCAGCCAGGGGCTGTTCCTCGCCCAGCTGTGTGCCGCGTCCGTCGTCGTGTCCCTGCCGGTGCTCGCCGCCGGCTTCGCCGCTCAGGACAAACTCGTCCAGGGCCTTTCTCTTGGAGCTGTCAAATGAGGGCTGCGATCATCGAGTCCATCGGCAAGGTGTCGGTCGAGACCGTCCCCGACCCCGCACCGGGGCCCCGGGACGTGGTCGTCGCCGTCAAGGCCTGCGGACTCTGCGGCACCGATCTCCACATCCTGCAGGGCGAGTTCGCCCCAGCGCTGCCGATCATCCCCGGCCACGAGTTCGCTGGCGAGATCGTGGAGACCGGCTCCGAGGTGACCGAGCTGGCCGTCGGCGACAACGTCGCTGTCGATCCGTCGCTGCATTGCCACGAATGCCACTACTGCCGCAGCGGGCGCGGGAACCTCTGCGACAACTGGAATGCGATCGGGGTCAGCAAGCCCGGCGGGGCCGCCGAGTTCGCCGTCGCCCCGGTGGCGAACTGTGTGAAGCTCCCGGACCATGTCGACGTACGTACCGCGGCGCTGATCGAACCGCTGTCCTGCGCGGTGCGCGGCTACGACGTGCTCAACTCCACGCTCGGAGCCCAGGTGCTCATCTACGGCTCCGGAACCATGGGACTGATGATGCTGGAGCTCGCCAAGCGGACCGGCGCCGCCTCCGTGGATGTGCTGGACGTCAACCCCGACCGGCTGACCACAGCGGTCAAGCTCGGCGTCTCGCGCTCCGCCGCCTCGGCCGACGAGCTGGAGACGCTGCGGGGCTGGGACGTCGTCGTCGACGCCACCGGCAACGCGGGCGCCATCCAGGACGGGCTCGGCAGGGTCGCCAAGGGCGGCACGTTCCTTCAGTTCGGGGTCGCCGACTACGCGACGAAAGCCGTCATCGAGCCATACCGGATCTACAACCAGGAGATCACGATCACCGGCTCGATGGCCGTGCTGCACAGCTACGAGCGCGCCGCCGCCCTGTTCGCCGGGGGAGTGATCGACCCCGCGGTCTTCATCAGCGACCGGCTGCCGCTGGAGCAGTACCCCGACGCACTGGAGCGGTTCAAGGCGGGGCTGGGCCGCAAGATCGTGGTCGAGCCGTGACCGGTGGCCCCGACGCCGTCCTGGTGATGGGCGAGGCGCTCATCGACCTGGTGCCCCGCGCGGACGATCCGCGCACGCACCGGGCCCAGCCGGGCGGAGCCCCCGCCAACGTCGCCGCCGGACTCGCCCGACTGGGCACGCCCAGCTGGTTCGCGGGAGCGCTCGGCGGCGACGGATTCGCCCGGCTGATCGAGGAGCGGCTGGTCTCGGCGGGTACGGAACTGGGCCTGTGCGCACGCTCGGACCTGCCCACCGCACTCGCGGTGGCCGACCCGGGCCCCGATGGCACCGGCTACCACTTCCATCTGCAGGACACAGCCACCTTCCGGCTGCCGGAGCGTACGGCCGACGTGGGCCGCTTCGGCGCCGTGTACGCGGGCGGGCTCGCCGCGGTCGTCCCGCCCGCCGCCGAGGCGGTGGCCGCGACCGCGCGCGCCGGGGCCGAGCACTCCGTGCTGGTGGTCGACCCCAACGTGCGCGAGGACCGCACGCTCGACAACGGCTCCGCCGTGCGCCGGCTGCGGGAGCTGTGCGAACTGGCCCGGGTCCTCAAGGTCAGCGACGAGGACGTGGCCGCGCTCTGGCCGGGCGCGGCCCCCGAGGAGACCTGCGCACACCTGGCCGCGGGGAACCGTTTGGTGGTGCTCACCCGTGGCCCCGCGGGCAGCACGGCATTCACCCGGGACCTGGGGCGGGTGTCCGTACCCGCGGTGCGGGTCGACGTGGTCAACACGATCGGCGCGGGCGACGCGTTCATGGCGGCGGTGCTCAGCTGCCTGGCCGTTGCCGGAGCATTCCGCGACGGCGGCGCCGCCCGGCTGTCGCGCGGCCGGGCAGCCGAGATGCTTACCTTCGCCTCGCAGGTGGCGGCCTCCGTGGTCGCGCAGTCGGGGACCGAGCCGTCGCGGCCGCAGTACGACGGCACACCGGTGCAGGCCGGCGGGGGCGGCGGCCGGCCGGTCTGAGGCAGCGGGCGGGGGGATGCGACCGGTCCGTACCGGAGCCGGCGCATCCCCCCCGCGCCGGGACGAACCGCACCGAGAGCGGTTCGTGCTACGGGGTGGGAGTCGAAGCGTTCCGTACCCGCTTCGTCGGCAGCGGCGTACCGATGTCCAGGTCTTCGTCGAGCTTGGCGATCAGGGCGGGAGCCGACGCGAGTGCGTAACGGGCAGCCCATTGTCCGGCGAGGTCCAGGAATCCGTTGAGCTTGTCGTGCACGGATTGGAGGAGGTCCGGCAGTTCGGCCAGGGGAAGCTCGATGGGGGCCCTGGCCGGTGGGGCCGTGTCGGGCCACAGCCTGACGAGCGATTCCAGGTGTTCGATGTGCGTGGCGGTGCCATGGCCGAGCCAGATCTCTTCCCCGGCCATGAGGCCGAGCCAGTCGCGCCAGTTCTCCAGGCCGAAGCAGCACCCCGGGGCGATCGCGACGTCGGCCGCAGTGTCCCGGAGGAGGATGCCACCCGGTGCTATGACGAGATCGACGCCCAGCAGGTCTTGGACACGCCGCACGCCGGCCTCGGAATCCGGGGCCGAGTCGTCGGCGTCGTCATGCCCGCAACTGGTCAGGACCGCCATCGCCGTGCCGACTTCAGGCGGTGACATCCGGCCGGAGAGAGCCAGGAGGCGGTCTGCACGTGGGGGAGCGGTGGGCCACAGAGCGAAGTCCACCGCGTCATAGGTCTCCACGACGGCATCCATGACCAGCACGGTTCCATTGTCGGGCATGGGCGCTTCCCGGCCGCTTGGACGTCAGGCGCTCCTGTGGTCGGGTTGCCGCGTCCGTGGTAAGGACGGGTGGCTCACGGCCTGGGCCAAGGGCTGAGTGTGCTGCCTCTCATCGCCCGGTCCCCGCCGCGTACCGAACCCGGCGGCGGCCTCACTCCGATTGCGAGGTGCCCGGCATCGAGTTTGAGTGGAGGGTACCCCCATGTACACCAGGAGCCGGCATGTCGATGGCGTTCGATTCACCCTTCGGTCCGTCCGATCCGTTCAGTGAACTCTTGAACAGGTTCTTCGGCATGTCGCCCGCGTCCTCGCCACCCGCCGTGCAGCGCGTACCGATCGGGCGGCTCCTGACGGAGTCGTCGCACGAACTCCTCAATCTGGCCACGCGCCGGGCGGCCGAGGACGGGACGTCCGACCTCGATACCGAGCATCTCCTGTGGGCGGCCACTCAGGTCGAGCCCGCGCGGAAACTCGTGTCGCAGGTCGGCATCGACCCCGACGCGCTTGCCGCCCAGATCGCCGAGGTGCTTCCCCGGGAGTCCGGCGAGCCGTCCGCGGAACCCGGGCTCACCCCGGCGGCGAAACGTACCCTCGCCACCGCCTACGCCCATTCGCAGGCGGCAGGGGTGTCCTACATCGGACCCGAGCACATCCTCGGCGCGCTCCTCAACGACGCCGACTCCGGCGCCGCCCGGTTCATGCGCGCGGACGACCTGGACGTGCAGAAGCTGCGCGGCCTCACGGAACCGGCGCCGCGCGCGGACGGTGCCCCCACCGCCGGGAACCAGCCGGCCACGGCCCTGGACGAGTTCGGCAGGGACCTGACCGAGGAGGCGAAGGCGGGCAGGCTCGACCCGGTGGTCGGCCGGTCCGAGGAGATCGAGCAGACCGTCGAGATCCTCTCGCGACGCACCAAGAACAATCCTGTGCTCATCGGTGAACCCGGCGTCGGGAAGACCGCCATCGTGGAGGGGCTGGCCCAGCGCATCGTGGCGGGCGAGGTGCCCGACACGCTGAAGGACAAGCGGGTCGTCTCCCTGGACCTGTCCGGCATGGTGGCAGGAGCCCAGTACCGCGGACAGTTCGAGGAACGCCTGAAGAAGGTCATCGAGGACGTCCAGGCGGCCGGCGGCGACATCATTCTCTTCATCGACGAGCTGCACACGGTCGTCGGCGCGGGTGCGACGGGCGAGGGCTCCATGGACGCGGGCAACATGCTCAAGCCCGCACTGGCACGAGGTGAGCTCCACGTGGTGGGAGCGACGACGATCGACGAGTACCGCAAGCACATCGAGAAGGACGCGGCCCTGGAGCGTCGTTTCCAACCCGTCCTGATCCCGGAGCCGACCGTCGAGGAGACGGTGCAGATCCTGGAGGGGCTGCGGGACGCCTACGAGGCCCACCACCAGGTCCGCTTCGCCGACGGGGCCCTGGCGGCAGCGGCGGAACTGTCCGACCGCTACATCAGCGACCGGTTCCTGCCCGACAAGGCCATCGACCTGATGGACCAGGCCGGCGCCCGGGTACGGCTGCGGAGCGCCGGCCGCTCCACCGAGGTCGTCAGCCGGGAGGACCGCCTCGCGAAGCTGCGACGCGAGAAGGACCAGGCGGTGGCCGGGGAGGAGTTCGAGAGGGCCTCGGGGCTGAAGCAGCAGATCGACGAGGTGGAGGGCGAGCTGGCGGGAATCGAGGAACGCCGCGAAGGCGTCGTCTCGGTGACCGCCGCCGACATCGCGGACATCGTCGCCCGGCGGACCGGCATCCCGGTCTCCCAGCTCACCGCCGACGAGAAGGAGAAGCTCCTCAAGCTCGAAGCGGCGATGCACGCCAGGATCGTGGGCCAGGACGAGGCGGTCACCGCGGTCTCCGAGGCCGTACGCCGCAACCGCGCGGGCATGGGGGACCCGAACCGTCCCGTCGGATCGTTCCTCTTCCTCGGGCCCACGGGCGTGGGCAAGACCGAGCTGGCCAAGACGCTCGCGGAGCTGCTCTTCGGCAACGAGGACCTCATGATCCGGTTCGACATGAGCGAGTTCCAGGAGAAGCACACGGTCGCGCGGCTCGTCGGCGCACCTCCCGGCTACGTGGGCTACGACGAGGCCGGCCAGCTCACCGAGAAGGTCCGGCGTCACCCGTACAGCGTGGTGCTGTTCGACGAGGTGGAGAAGGCGCACCCCGACATCTTCAACACGCTGCTCCAGATCCTCGACGACGGCCGCCTCACGGACGGACAGGGACGCACGGTCGACTTCCGCCACTGCGTCGTCATCATGACGTCCAACATCGGCGCCCATCGCATCCTCGCCCACACGGGCGACGCGGCCGAGCTCAAGGACGAGCTGATGGGGGATCTGCGGGGACGGTTTCTGCCCGAGTTCCTCAACCGCATCGACGACATCATCGTGTTCCACAGCCTTACCGAGGACGATCTGTCGGAGATCGTCGAGCACCTCCTGGACCGCAGCAAGCACCGTGTCCATGCCCAGGGCATGAATCTGGACGTCACCGAAGCGGCTAAGAAGTTGCTGGTCGCTCATGGCTACCAGCCCGAGTTCGGCGCCCGCCCACTGCGCCGCACGATCCAGACGGAACTCGACAACCGGATCGCCTCCCTGCTCCTCGGAGGCGAGGCCGAGCCCGGAGACACGATCGTCGCCGACGTGAAGGACAACTCGCTCCACTGCACCCTCCGCGGCGAAGCCTCCTGAGGGCTGTCCAGGGGGACAGCTCTCAGGCTTTCCGGCGCACGTGGCGTCCGGTCAGGGTGTTCTCGGCAACGCGTCCTGACGGGCGCCGACGACGGTGACCTTGACGTGCTTCATGATCGGCTGGTCGCTCCAGGTGCTGCAGTCGCTGAGCGCGCACCGAAGGTCCATCTCCGGCCTGTAGCCGGCAGCGCGGCCGCGTGGGATGTCGTAGGGGATGGCGAGGTAGCCGTTGAGGGACCGCCGATGCCGGGCGATGGGGGACAGGGGCGAGGGTGACGCGTGGGCCGTGACGGCTCACGCGCCGCCGGGACGCTCCCAGAGCGCAGATCAGCGTCTGCGCGACCTGCCGGCCCCCCAGCCGTTGCCGATCCCGGCCACGTGCAATGCCAGGGCCGTCAGGCCCAGCAGCATCACGTTCACGGAGGAGAAGGCATCGTTGGTCGCGATGTCGGCGGCGTTGATCAGGAAAGCGATGAAGAAGAGGACGGCTGCGACTATTCCGAGCATCGGTGGAACTCCTGTTCTCGAGTGGGTGAACCCCGTGTGCCCGCGTTCCTCCCGCTCATACGTCAATGCGGTCGGCGGCCGCCGACGTTGATGTGATCCGCCTTCGCCTCGTCCACGGTGTAGCAGAGCAGGTAACGGTTCTAAGTAGTGACTGCCATCCGGTCCGACCGGGTGCATGCGTCACGGCGGGCGCGGTGTGGTGGACGGGATACGGCGGATCGATGTCCCGTGCGTCGTCGACGCCCCTTGCCGAGGCGTGCGGCGGGCGTGCCGGCGCACAGTCCCGTGCCCCGCGCGAAGGCGCTTCTGGAGTGTCTCCCCGCCGACGGGATCCCCGAAAAAACCCGCCTCGGTCCCTTGGCCCAGGACACGCGCGCCGTCGCGGCGAATGTCGGCCACTTTGTGGGCGCCGCAGGTTTTCCGGCTGCGGAGTGCCGGGGCGCCGACGCCGTCGGTCGGGGGTCGGATCATGCCTGGCGGCACGGGGGGCGGAGGCAGATCACTGCTGGAACCGCCTCCCCGCGGCGCTGCTCCTGGTTCCTTACCGACTGGCGGGCTCGGCCCGGACTCGGTGTCGATTTTCAGACGAAACGATAAATCTACCGTTTCGGAAGGCGCCGCACCGGCCGATATTGTCCCGGAAGGCCTGGTTCATTGCTTGGTAGGGCTGAGCACACCGCTCACGTTCAGGACTTCATGGCACACCCGCGCCCGACGCCCGGTGGCCGGTGTGCCCGGCTTCGCGCAGGTCACGTTGATGGTCACGGTGTCGTTCTCGGTGATCTTGATAGGGGTGACCCAGTGATAGTCCTGGTTACGGAAGGTCTCCAGCGCGATCGTGGTGATCTTGCGGTCGCCGAACGTAATCGTCAGCACCCCTTCGTCGCCCTGGAAGTTGGCGACGACGATGTCCGTGATTCCGAAGGTCTGGTTCTCGGGCACCGTGTACGTACCGGTCTTCGTCGCCCCGCCGGAGGTCTTCAGGTCGATGGTCGCCGAACTCTGCTGGCCTCCGCCGGACGAGGTGCCGTCGCCGCCCGTTCCGGGCGAGGCCCCGGGGCTCGCTCCGGGCTGCGCACCCTTGTCCCCGCCGCCCTTGCCGTCGCCGGAACCGGTGCCCGGCGTCTGTCCGTCCTGCGACCCACCCGGATTGGGACGCGCCTGGACCTCCTTGGTGGCGGCTTCCTTCGCCGCGCTGCGCACCGCCGGACGGACCAGGGTGAACCAGGCCAGCAGCAGGGCGAGCAGCGCCGCGAGCACCGCGAGCAGCCACTTCGGGAAGACCGGAATCTGGACGAACTCGGCGTTCAGGGGCGGCCGGACGGCGGTCTCGTCCCGCCGGTCCTCCTCCTGGTCGCCGGACTCGGCGGTGTCCACGGTGAACGGCCACACCACGGGGGAGCCGAACCACACCGGCTTGCCCGTGCGGACCCGAAGCCGGACCTCTGCCGATTCGCCGGGCTCCAGCTTCGGCTTCGCCGGGCTGAAGGCGAACCGCAGCTCCTCACCCGCCTGTCCGGGGGTGAAGCCCACCTGCGCCGGGGAGTTGCCCAGGTTGCGCACCGCCAGCCGGTAGCGGCCGCGCAGCCAGCCGCGCCGACGGCGCGGCGCCAGCTCGGCGTGCAGCTCGTGGAACTCCTCGACGTACACAGTGGTTTCGGGGACCCGCACCGACTCGGGGTGCTCGGTCGGCAGCACCCGCACGCCGAGGGGTATCTCACCGGGCCGGGTCTCCGGCGAACGCGGTGGGTCCAGACGGATCGTCACCGTCTCGGACGTGCCGGGATAGAGGGAGACCCGCGGGGGTTCCACGGTGGCCCAGGGGGCGCAGTCCCCGACGACCTCCAGGCTGTACGCCTCGACGATGTCGCTGTCGTTGCGGACGGTCAGGCTGGTCGTGGCAGTGCTGCCCGGCGCCACCGTCACCGCCGGGATGTCGAGGCCGGGCGCGCTGGGGCCGGAAGAGGCTGCAGAAGGCGTCACACCGCCACGGTAGGACCGCACCACGTCCGTCACGAGGAGCGCAAGGGCAAGACCCGGGCAGTTGCGGTGCCCGGGAAGTCAAGACCAACTCCACTGCACCGGTGAGTTGTTGATGCCTGCCGTCCGCCTCACGCGCGCCGCCCGCCCGCGCCCGGACCGGCCGTGGACCCGCTCGCACGTCCTTCTGCCCGCGAACTCATGAAACAGGATCTCCGCCCATGACCTGCCCAGAGCAGTACCGCCCGGCCATGCCCGTCACCCCACCACGTCCGTCCGTCCAGGCAGCGGCCGGACACCGGACCTCCCACTCCGATCGCCCGGACCAGGTGACCGTGGCCGTGTACGCTGCCGACCCGGTCCTGCGCGTCGGCGTCGTCGAGCAGTTACGCCGACGCCCCGAGGTCAGTCTGCTCGACGAGGCCGAAGCGGAGCAGGCCCAGGCGTCGCTGGTGGTCGTCGACAGCGTCGACGACGATGTGGCAGCCCTGCTGCACCGGCTGCGGCACAACACCGCCACCCGCACCGGCCTCGTGGTCGGCACCCTCGGCGCGGGCGCGCTGCAACGCGTCATCGAGTGCGGGGTCTCGGCGGTACTGCGGCGCACCGAGGCCGGCCAGGACCAACTCCTCCACCTCGTCCTGGCGATAGCCAACGGCGAGGGCGTGCTCCCCGGCGACCTGCTCGGCAAGCTGCTCACCCACGTGGGCAGCCTCCAGCGTTCGGCGCTCGACCCGAGGAGCCTGTCGCTGTCCACGCTGACCACGCGCGAGGCGGACATGCTGCGCCTGGTCTCCGAGGGCCTGGACACCGTGGAGATAGCCCGCAAGACCGCCTACTCCGAACGGACCGTCAAGAACGTCCTGCACGAGATCATCACGCGGCTGCAGCTGCGCAACCGGGCCCACGCGGTCGGCTACGCACTGCGCAACGGGCTGATCTGACGACGGCCGGGCACCCCGGCACTGCCCAAAAGCGCACCGCACGTTTCCCCCGGGTACGGCCCCGCCGCCCTGCCGCGCCGCGCGCGGCCGTCGCAGGGTGGCGGGGGACAGCCAGATACCGCACCAGACAGCGAGGTGGACCGTGATGCGCACCGCCGGCCCCGGTGGGCGGTTTCGCCCGGGAAGACTCGGGGCGTCGTTGCTGCTCCTGATCCCCCTGCTCGCGGTGACAACGGCTTCCGGGGAGGGCAGCGCCGAGTCCCGGCCGCAGGCGGCCGACGCGGCGGTCACCCGGATCGCCTACGCCGGTACCCGGCACCGCAGCCTCGGCCGGGTGGAGACCGGCACCGACACCTACAGCGCACCGCTGTTCGGCGAGGGCCCGGCCCACTTCGACCTCCAGCCGTCCGCTCTCGGGGACGCGATGGTCTTCGCGAGCCGCCGCGACGAGAAGGCCCCGCAGGTCTACCTGCGGACCGCCGACGGTTCGGTGCGCCGTCTCACCAGCGGCCGGTACGCGGGGCACCCGCAACTGACTCCGGACGGACAGTCCGTCGTGTTCGACTCGGCCGAACCCGGTGGCCCGGACGGCCGCAAGCAGCGCGACCTGTGGATGGTGCGGACCGACGGCACCGGCCTCAAGAGGCTCACCGACACACCCTGGGACGAGGAGTGCCCGACGGTCTCCCCGGACGGGCAGCGCCTGGCGTACTCCGGCGGCAGCGACCCGGTGGCCGGCATGCAGATCTACGTTCGGCCCCTGGAAGGCGGCACCGCCACCCGGGTCACCGATCCCCAGAACGGCGAGGCCACCGAGCCGGCGTGGAACCCGGTCGACGACCCCGCGCACCGGGACCTGATCGCGTACACCGCCGCCGGGCCGCCGGGACCCCGGCTGCGGGTGACGGACGGACGCACCGACGGGCCGCTGCTGGGGGGCGTACAGGCAGAGTGGCGTACCCACGGGGCAGCGTGGCTGCCCGACGGGGGCGACGTGCTGTTCCTGAGCCCGGACCGCACCTGTGACTGCGAGGGCGACTGGGACCATGTGTTCCGGGTGACCGCGCACTCCGGCGATACACCGGAGCTCAAGCTCAGCGAGGACCGGGAGGTCGAATCGCCCACCTGGATCGGCACGCTCGGCGGCGGCGGTGTGGTGGTCGAGCGCACCTCGGCCGCGGGGCCGCACGTGGTGACGCTGCAGGACGCCCGGTCGGACGGGTCCGACCCCCGCGACCTGGGGCTGACGATCCTCAACGAGGACCCGGCCGCCGACACCGACGCCGATCCCACTCATGACCCGCTCTTCCGGCCCACGACCGGGGACCCGTGGACCGAGCGGCAGAACTACACGCCCGACGGCCGCAGGATCGTGGTGACCCGCTTCGAGGGCGACCCCGGCAACCGTGTCGAGCGGATCTGGATGGCGGATGCCGATGGCTCCAACAAGGCGTACATGAAACTCGACGGACGCGGACCGAAGGACTGGGACACCGACCCGACGTTCTCCCCGGACGGCAAGTACCTCGCCTTCACCCGGATTTCGCCGGGCGGCGTCGGCGACGCGGCGGGCCCCAGCAGCATCCTGATCGCGGACGTCGCGACCGGCGAGATCCGCGACCGGATCACCGCGCCGGCCGGGCAGCCCCAGGGCGGCGACGCCCAGCCCACCTGGTCCTCCGACGGCACCACCCTGGCCTTCACCCGCAACCAGGTGATCGACGGGGGCGGCGGCAACAAACACATCTGGACCGTGCCGGTGAACGACCTGGGCGCGCAGCGCGATCTGAGCGCCACGGTCTGCCCGGGCAACTGCGAAGTCATCGACGACAGCCCGGCGTTCTCGCCGGACGGGCGCGGCGTCGCCTTCAACCGCAAGAACGGCGGCGGCCGGATCGACGAGCACAACGGCATCCTGCTGACCTCACTGTCGGACGGCGACTGCCGGGTGCTGCTGCCCGACGCCGCCCGCGATCTTCCCGACGCCTGCCGCCAGGAACTGCCGGACACCTCGGCCACCGGCCCGTTCCAGCCGCGTGACGCCGCCTGGACAGCCGATGGCAAGGGCCTGGTGATCAGCTCCCGCGAAGCCCTCCCCGCCAACAGCCCCGAGAAGCTGTACCTCCTGGACATCGCGTCCGGCGGCCGCAGCCCGCTCACCACCGGTCTCCCGGGCCGGCAGAAGGAACCCAGCGTCCAGCAGTCCGTGGACCTCGCGGTCCGCGCGCCCGGTACCGTCCCGGAGGTCACCGTCGGCCGTGCCAGGACGGTCGCTGTCGACGTGGTGAACAACGGCCCCGCCGCCTCCCCGGGCACCCGGCTGACCATCGCCCCGCCACCCGGCGTCCGGATCACCCGGCTGACCTGGCCCGGGGGCACCTGCGATGCCGCTTCCCTCCAGTGCGACGTCGGCGTGGTGCAGCCCGGCGCCACCGTGCCGGTGAGCGTCGCCCTCGTCGGGGTCATCCCCGGCGACGCACCGGTGGACTGGTCGGTCACCGGCGCCGTGGTGGATCCTCAGCCCAGCGACAACGCAGGCCGGACCGTGGTGCCGGTACGCGAGGCCACCCCGCCCCCGATCCCTCCGC
Protein-coding regions in this window:
- a CDS encoding zinc-dependent alcohol dehydrogenase family protein, whose protein sequence is MRAAIIESIGKVSVETVPDPAPGPRDVVVAVKACGLCGTDLHILQGEFAPALPIIPGHEFAGEIVETGSEVTELAVGDNVAVDPSLHCHECHYCRSGRGNLCDNWNAIGVSKPGGAAEFAVAPVANCVKLPDHVDVRTAALIEPLSCAVRGYDVLNSTLGAQVLIYGSGTMGLMMLELAKRTGAASVDVLDVNPDRLTTAVKLGVSRSAASADELETLRGWDVVVDATGNAGAIQDGLGRVAKGGTFLQFGVADYATKAVIEPYRIYNQEITITGSMAVLHSYERAAALFAGGVIDPAVFISDRLPLEQYPDALERFKAGLGRKIVVEP
- a CDS encoding PfkB family carbohydrate kinase, with amino-acid sequence MTGGPDAVLVMGEALIDLVPRADDPRTHRAQPGGAPANVAAGLARLGTPSWFAGALGGDGFARLIEERLVSAGTELGLCARSDLPTALAVADPGPDGTGYHFHLQDTATFRLPERTADVGRFGAVYAGGLAAVVPPAAEAVAATARAGAEHSVLVVDPNVREDRTLDNGSAVRRLRELCELARVLKVSDEDVAALWPGAAPEETCAHLAAGNRLVVLTRGPAGSTAFTRDLGRVSVPAVRVDVVNTIGAGDAFMAAVLSCLAVAGAFRDGGAARLSRGRAAEMLTFASQVAASVVAQSGTEPSRPQYDGTPVQAGGGGGRPV
- a CDS encoding ATP-dependent Clp protease ATP-binding subunit, coding for MSMAFDSPFGPSDPFSELLNRFFGMSPASSPPAVQRVPIGRLLTESSHELLNLATRRAAEDGTSDLDTEHLLWAATQVEPARKLVSQVGIDPDALAAQIAEVLPRESGEPSAEPGLTPAAKRTLATAYAHSQAAGVSYIGPEHILGALLNDADSGAARFMRADDLDVQKLRGLTEPAPRADGAPTAGNQPATALDEFGRDLTEEAKAGRLDPVVGRSEEIEQTVEILSRRTKNNPVLIGEPGVGKTAIVEGLAQRIVAGEVPDTLKDKRVVSLDLSGMVAGAQYRGQFEERLKKVIEDVQAAGGDIILFIDELHTVVGAGATGEGSMDAGNMLKPALARGELHVVGATTIDEYRKHIEKDAALERRFQPVLIPEPTVEETVQILEGLRDAYEAHHQVRFADGALAAAAELSDRYISDRFLPDKAIDLMDQAGARVRLRSAGRSTEVVSREDRLAKLRREKDQAVAGEEFERASGLKQQIDEVEGELAGIEERREGVVSVTAADIADIVARRTGIPVSQLTADEKEKLLKLEAAMHARIVGQDEAVTAVSEAVRRNRAGMGDPNRPVGSFLFLGPTGVGKTELAKTLAELLFGNEDLMIRFDMSEFQEKHTVARLVGAPPGYVGYDEAGQLTEKVRRHPYSVVLFDEVEKAHPDIFNTLLQILDDGRLTDGQGRTVDFRHCVVIMTSNIGAHRILAHTGDAAELKDELMGDLRGRFLPEFLNRIDDIIVFHSLTEDDLSEIVEHLLDRSKHRVHAQGMNLDVTEAAKKLLVAHGYQPEFGARPLRRTIQTELDNRIASLLLGGEAEPGDTIVADVKDNSLHCTLRGEAS
- a CDS encoding COG1470 family protein; this encodes MTPSAASSGPSAPGLDIPAVTVAPGSTATTSLTVRNDSDIVEAYSLEVVGDCAPWATVEPPRVSLYPGTSETVTIRLDPPRSPETRPGEIPLGVRVLPTEHPESVRVPETTVYVEEFHELHAELAPRRRRGWLRGRYRLAVRNLGNSPAQVGFTPGQAGEELRFAFSPAKPKLEPGESAEVRLRVRTGKPVWFGSPVVWPFTVDTAESGDQEEDRRDETAVRPPLNAEFVQIPVFPKWLLAVLAALLALLLAWFTLVRPAVRSAAKEAATKEVQARPNPGGSQDGQTPGTGSGDGKGGGDKGAQPGASPGASPGTGGDGTSSGGGQQSSATIDLKTSGGATKTGTYTVPENQTFGITDIVVANFQGDEGVLTITFGDRKITTIALETFRNQDYHWVTPIKITENDTVTINVTCAKPGTPATGRRARVCHEVLNVSGVLSPTKQ
- a CDS encoding helix-turn-helix transcriptional regulator, with protein sequence MTCPEQYRPAMPVTPPRPSVQAAAGHRTSHSDRPDQVTVAVYAADPVLRVGVVEQLRRRPEVSLLDEAEAEQAQASLVVVDSVDDDVAALLHRLRHNTATRTGLVVGTLGAGALQRVIECGVSAVLRRTEAGQDQLLHLVLAIANGEGVLPGDLLGKLLTHVGSLQRSALDPRSLSLSTLTTREADMLRLVSEGLDTVEIARKTAYSERTVKNVLHEIITRLQLRNRAHAVGYALRNGLI